Part of the Pseudomonas chlororaphis genome, CCACCTTGAAGACCGCCAATTCATACTGCACTGAACTGCTGCCCAGCTTGCCTACCCGCAAGCCGATTTCGATCCGGTCTGGAAAGGCGATCGACGCAAAGTAATCGCAGGCCGAACTCACCACGAACCCCACCACGTCCCCTTCATGGATATCCAGGCCGCCCACTTCGATCAGGTAGGTGTTCACCGCCGTGTCGAAGAAGCTGTAGTAGGTGACGTTGTTGACGTGACCGTACACATCATTGTCGTGCCAGCGCGTGGTGATGGCTTGCAGATGCGGGTATTCGCTACGTTGCGGCATCAGGTGTCCTTTGCGATTGTCGAAGGGTTCACGGGAGCGGCGGCCTAGCGTTGGGCAAAACCCTTGCCCTGCATGGCCAGTTCGCCGATCAGGCGTGCAGGCTGCCAATGGTCGCCCTGCCTCGTCTCGAGCGCCAGCAGGCGAGCATGAATGTCTTCAAGCCCTTGGCTGTCCGCCCAGGCCATCGGCCCGCCCTTGTCTGCGGGAAAGCCATAGCCGTTGAGGTAAACCAGGTCTATGTCGTGGGCCGACGCGGCAATGCCTTCCTGCAGGATCTTCGCCCCTTCGTTGACCAACGCCAGCAAGCAGCGCTCCAGGATTTCCTCGTGGCTGATCTCGCGACGCTGGAAACCCAGTGCTTCGCTGACCTCCTGCACCAGCGCGTCGACCTCGACATCCTGTTCGGCCTGACGGCTGCCAGGTTCATAGTGATAGTACCCATTGCCGCTTTTCTGGCCGAACCGGCCCAGCTCGCACAAGCGGTTGTCCACTTGCACCTCGGGCGCATCCTGACCTTTGCCCGCCAACTCGCGAGCCCGCCATTCCAGGTCGATGCCAACCACGTCATACATGCGGAACGGGCCCATGGCAAAGCCGAAGCCTTGCAAGGCCGCATCCACTTGATGAGGGAATGCGCCCTCCAGCAGCATCTTGCGAGCCTCCAGCACATAAGGGTGGAGCATCCGGTTACCGATGAAACCGTGGCAATTGCCCGAGACCACGCTGACCTTGCCCATGCGCTTGCCCAACGCCAGCGCCGCCTCCAGCACGGCCTGGGACGTTTGGGCACCGCGAACGACTTCCAGCAGTTTCATGATGTGCGCCGGACTGAAGAAGTGCAGCCCCAGGACTTGGCCGGGGCGGCCGGTGACGGCCGCGATGGCGTCGATGTCCAGCGCCGAGGTGTTGCTTGCCAGGATCGCCTCGGGTTTGAGCAGGCTATCGAGCTCACGGAAGATGCTTTGCTTGAGATCAAGGTTTTCGTACACCGCCTCGATCACCAGGTCCACGTCGCGGATTGCCGTGTAGTCGTCTGCGCGGGTGACCCGCGCGATCCGGGCATCGGCTTCGCCCTGGTCAATACGTCCCTGACGCACACCATGGGCGTAGGTCTCAGCCACCGCGACCAGAGCCTGCTCAAGCATCTGTGGATTGTTGTCGACCCACTGCACCGCCACTCCGGCATTGGCCAGGCACATCACAATGCCCCGCCCCATGGTGCCTGCACCGACCACGGCGGCGCGCTGAATATCGAAGGGTGTCTGGCTCATTTTTGCTCTCTTGTTGGCGATCCAAAGACAGCCTTCACCTTAGTCAGCGTGAGACTTTTTTTGAAATTTATTCGTGTGATGGCGGGCATTCATCAGATGGATACCCTCGCTTTACCATAACCAGAAGATAGTCAACCATACGACGTTAAGTAAAGATCCAATTCCTTGGAGAAGGTTATCCTTCCCAACCGTTTCACTTTCCAACACTTGCTTTGCAGAAAGCTTAAAGTCCGCGCCAACGTGATTTTCGGCAACTCCCCATTGCATCACAGGCATAAGCTGTTCCACCGACAAGTGGATGCATTGCTCAAATACTACACCCTCCTTACCTGGAAAAAACCCAGCACACTGAAATTTTCCCCACTCCCCAACTTCTCTTCCATTTTCATCACCCGCCTAATCTGCTAAAGCTTTTCAGCAGACACTTAATCCCCTAAAAAACATCAACTATGCAGCTTACTAAGCATGACAACTACAACTCATTTGAAAAAGAAGAACAGGATCATAAATACTTTTCCCCAATATCGTTTCTAAGCTTTCAAGCTGATACCTTGTCAAATCATAGCCCTCCCACCCTTGCTGATCAGTAGCCCAGCCCATAATCCCCCTCAGAACCTCGTCATAACCCTCGGGAACCCTCTCTTCAAAAGCGAGCAACCCAGTATTATTGTAAAAAGCTTCAACTGTGTAGAGCATGGCCCGACGCCCCAGGTTTAATGTGAACTTGGTTTGTTTACAGCGTGTGATGCAAGCAAGCTGAACAGAGTTTAATTTATGCTCACCAAACATCCCGATAATCAAATGACACTTGATAGTCGTAGCCAGACAAATCAAGAACGTGTTCAAAATGGGGTTGCAATATTGCGACCCACTCATCAATCACGTTAAAACCGCCTACATTTATATTATCCTCGACCGGAACACCGAGAGCATCCATCACCCAAGGATCATCGCCAAAATCCTTGGTGTACTCACGCCCCTCACCAAGCTCGGTTTCCTTGTCGTACCAATCCAATTTGAGTTTTAAACCCATCATTCCCTCACAAATATTTTTTGATATTACGATCTGGTTTGGGACCATCAATTTGCTCGCCCGTTAAATAATCATAGGCCCCCAAATGACTTCCATCGCTCGCACGGTATGCCTCAAGTTCGCCGTGCATGAAATCCCACTCATAAATTATTCTGCCTTTTTTATCGGCCCACCGCTCTCGAAAGCCGCCGCCTCCCTGGCGAGGAGTCTTCTTTTTAACAACTCTTAAGTCTGGGAACCCTGCAATCTCCGTCACCTTGGGTGCGACATGGTAATCATGCCCTACGTCCGGCAACCCTTTACGCCGAACACTAAAAACTATGTACAGCGGCGAAACCCCGGAATCCGCTGGAAACACAAGAATGAAATCCTTGTACTCCGGTGGATAAATCGGATTGACGATAATGCTGTCCGCCGCAGGAGTCGGTGGAAAGATCCAGATAGGTGGGGCCTGGGGAGCGGCCTCCAAGGCCGGTATTCCCAGCGTCGCCGAAGGATCCTGCGCTGGCGTCCAGATCAATTCGACCCCATCGCCAAAGTCCGCGACATAGAGGTCGCCGCGAACCTGGAAAGTCACCACCGGAATCATTTCCCAGTCGGGCCGCGCCTGGGTGTTGTAGCCATACCCTTTCAACGTCCCGTCGGCTCGGGTTTCGATATGCAAGCGCACACGGGTGCGAGCTTGTTCCAAGGAGCGCAATTGATCTTCGGTGTAGAGTGAGCCGTCACCCAGGCTGGTAGGCGCCAGCAAGCCCACCAGGCCCAGCAGCGTACCCGCCGCCACAGGTGCGGAGATCGCGCCGACAGCGGCACTGGTGCCTGTACCGATTGCGCTCAATGCCGTCCCGCCCAAGGCGAACGTTCCGAAGCTGGCCGGCAACGCACCGGTGATTCTTTTCAGCGGTACGCGTCCCGACTCATCTACCTGGCGCCCACCCAGCAGCGTCACCGTGCCGTACTCTTTCACAAGCTCCGTAGGGATGTAGCCGGTTGGATTGCAGTAGTCGATAACCGCATCGGGCAACTTGCAGGATTTGGTGAATACGCAGCCTCGTATGGCGGGAGCGTGCTCTTGGTGTAGTTGGGCCAGACGCGCCTTCATGTAAGCGTCCTGCCTGCCGAGCATGGCGTCGTGGCGTTGTTGATCGACTTCGCGCTTGGCCAGCTCGGCTGGGGTCATATCCCGCAGCCTCCTATAGCCCCAGTCGCCACCATGGCGCTCCCAGACCTGGGGCTCACCGGGTTTTCCTTTACTCATCGTTCGTCCTTGCCCGGCCGTATCTACCCGGATTTGAAAGGGTGTGACGAACCTTACCGAGCAACCGAGAGAACGCTTAGCAGACGCTTCCTAGACTGTTGTGGGATCGTTCCTCCTTATTGCAATGAACAGCAATTTGACGGCCGTGCTGCCTCAGCCTGCGGGACAAAGCGGCGACTCGAGAATAGGTCGGGGGCAGAAACGCTACTGGAGATACCGCGTGAGGGGCCTTCCGCCTCGCCATGAGGCGTTACAAGTTCGGGCATTTTGATGCTTCGCTCCCGTTCCGTTTGCGCGTTAAGGTCGCCGTCTACATACGTTGCGTCGGGCCAGGAAGCTTGGCGCCCAGAACTCTGTTCAAGGACTGAACCATGCCACATCCATCTACCGCATTACGCGCGCTCATGCTTGCGTCGGCCTCGCTGTTGGCCGGTTGCCTGACCCCTCCCGAACGATCTGGCGCTGAGCCGACCACGTTCGAAACACCGGAATATTTCGCCCAACAAGGCTTGGCAGTGGTAAAGGCCTCGGCTTTATACGCCCGCGGCGGCACCGGCCAGGACGTCGTGGTGGCGCTGGTCGACTCGGGGCTCAACACCCAACTGAAGGAGTTCGAAGGCAGGCTGGCCGACCCCGGGTTCGACTATGTCGAGGGGCGCGCCGGCACGCTTGACCGAGTCGGCCACGGCACGCAAATGGCCGGCATCCTCGCCGCCAACAAGGATGGCCAAGGCATGCATGGCATCGCCTTCAATGCCCGGTTGGTACCCTTTCGTTTCGGCGACGACAACGAGCCGTTTTTCTTCGATAACAACATTGCCCAATCCTGGCAAAGCGGATTCGACAAAGGTGCTCGCCTGTTCAACAACTCCTGGGCCAATGCCATCCCGGCAACCGAAATCACTGAGGCACGCTACAACCAGGTGATGCCCGACGCCTTGGCGGTCGCCCGGAAACTGGTATCCGACGGTGCCGTATTTATCTTCCCGACGGGTAACGAACTCAAGCGTGAGCCCCTTGCCGAACCTGGATTGCCGCGGGCGCTCCCCGAACTGGAGAAGGGTTGGATCGCGGTCGTTGCATTGAAAAACGACGGCAGTGCCATCAATGGAAAATCCAACTATTGCGGCGTTGCAGCCGCCTGGTGCATCGCGGTCCCCGGCGGCGACACAGGCGCAGAGGCCGGGCTGCTCACCGTAGGCAAGGACGGTCGCTACGTGCAAACCGCCGGCACATCGCCGGCCGCCGCCTTAGTCAGTGGCGCGCTCGCGGCGCTACAAAGCCTGTATCCAGCACTCAGCCCGCAACAAGTCCGTGAACACCTCCTGGCGACGGCCAACCGCTCGGGTATCTATGCCAACAGCGAAGCCTATGGCAGAGGGTTGATGGACCTTGAGGCAGCCTCGTTACGCCGGCCTGAACACATGACGGACTGAACAAAAACCTAGCAAACACATTGCACCGAAACCGCCAACGGCAAGACGCCTGCGGCTCGCAAACTTGGAAAAAAGGGAATGACCATGTCGTACAAACTCGCCTTACCCACCACCTTGATCCTGTCCCTGCTACTGGGCGGATGCATGGAAATCCCAGAAGAGCCGCCCATTCTGGCTATCGAAACCCCAGTAGCTGGACCTGCAACATCCTGACAGTCTGATTAACTTTTCCAGGATGCTCGAAAGTCGGTGAAGGCTTTATCGCAGCGGTTTCCTGGGACTGTCCAGGCGCGAGCAGGAAACCATGGCGCCCGCCTTTCACTTCTCGAACAAATCACCCCCATG contains:
- a CDS encoding thioesterase — protein: MPQRSEYPHLQAITTRWHDNDVYGHVNNVTYYSFFDTAVNTYLIEVGGLDIHEGDVVGFVVSSACDYFASIAFPDRIEIGLRVGKLGSSSVQYELAVFKVGEEEACAAGRFVHVFVDRVSNRPVAIPDRLRGAMERLLV
- a CDS encoding 3-hydroxyacyl-CoA dehydrogenase translates to MSQTPFDIQRAAVVGAGTMGRGIVMCLANAGVAVQWVDNNPQMLEQALVAVAETYAHGVRQGRIDQGEADARIARVTRADDYTAIRDVDLVIEAVYENLDLKQSIFRELDSLLKPEAILASNTSALDIDAIAAVTGRPGQVLGLHFFSPAHIMKLLEVVRGAQTSQAVLEAALALGKRMGKVSVVSGNCHGFIGNRMLHPYVLEARKMLLEGAFPHQVDAALQGFGFAMGPFRMYDVVGIDLEWRARELAGKGQDAPEVQVDNRLCELGRFGQKSGNGYYHYEPGSRQAEQDVEVDALVQEVSEALGFQRREISHEEILERCLLALVNEGAKILQEGIAASAHDIDLVYLNGYGFPADKGGPMAWADSQGLEDIHARLLALETRQGDHWQPARLIGELAMQGKGFAQR
- a CDS encoding toxin, which codes for MSKGKPGEPQVWERHGGDWGYRRLRDMTPAELAKREVDQQRHDAMLGRQDAYMKARLAQLHQEHAPAIRGCVFTKSCKLPDAVIDYCNPTGYIPTELVKEYGTVTLLGGRQVDESGRVPLKRITGALPASFGTFALGGTALSAIGTGTSAAVGAISAPVAAGTLLGLVGLLAPTSLGDGSLYTEDQLRSLEQARTRVRLHIETRADGTLKGYGYNTQARPDWEMIPVVTFQVRGDLYVADFGDGVELIWTPAQDPSATLGIPALEAAPQAPPIWIFPPTPAADSIIVNPIYPPEYKDFILVFPADSGVSPLYIVFSVRRKGLPDVGHDYHVAPKVTEIAGFPDLRVVKKKTPRQGGGGFRERWADKKGRIIYEWDFMHGELEAYRASDGSHLGAYDYLTGEQIDGPKPDRNIKKYL
- a CDS encoding serine protease, coding for MPHPSTALRALMLASASLLAGCLTPPERSGAEPTTFETPEYFAQQGLAVVKASALYARGGTGQDVVVALVDSGLNTQLKEFEGRLADPGFDYVEGRAGTLDRVGHGTQMAGILAANKDGQGMHGIAFNARLVPFRFGDDNEPFFFDNNIAQSWQSGFDKGARLFNNSWANAIPATEITEARYNQVMPDALAVARKLVSDGAVFIFPTGNELKREPLAEPGLPRALPELEKGWIAVVALKNDGSAINGKSNYCGVAAAWCIAVPGGDTGAEAGLLTVGKDGRYVQTAGTSPAAALVSGALAALQSLYPALSPQQVREHLLATANRSGIYANSEAYGRGLMDLEAASLRRPEHMTD